Proteins from a single region of Fusarium verticillioides 7600 chromosome Unknown supercont3.29, whole genome shotgun sequence:
- a CDS encoding D-aminopeptidase, which yields MGGGLDLSKRVRLRELLPELYLGRWQPGHLNSITDVPGVLVHTESIQPDQDVNTGVTTILPRADWFNYSCHAAIFKFNGSGEMTGSHWIEESGTLTSPIILTTNSSIGDAFRGVYDYATKYHATKEGDVNLFAFPVVTETYDGYLNKQSRFALTPDHVVRGIRNASADAVPEGCTGGGTGMICHRFKGGTGSSSRIVPGIDSKGNSKDYTVGVLVQANYGLKEDLHIGGVPVGRILISEAQSPSSSEAPAIHGPHVDGSIIIIIATDIPLLPVQLQRLAKRATVGLSRVGGYGSNGSGDIFLAFSTAAKILMQHLEGGDLEPFKPTSFEVGTVHNETINGAFEAVADATEEAICNALCMAETMTGYKGRTVEALDLNKVREIVTKRL from the coding sequence atgggtgGCGGTCTCGATCTCTCCAAGCGAGTTCGTCTCCGCGAACTCCTGCCTGAGCTGTACTTGGGCAGATGGCAGCCAGGTCATCTAAACTCCATCACCGATGTCCCAGGTGTCCTCGTTCACACCGAGTCAATCCAGCCTGACCAGGATGTCAACACTGGAGTCACCACTATTCTTCCTCGAGCAGACTGGTTCAACTACTCATGTCAtgctgccatcttcaagtttAATGGTTCTGGGGAGATGACAGGCTCTCACTGGATTGAGGAGTCGGGCACATTAACTTCACCGATCATTCTGACAACAAACTCATCGATCGGAGATGCCTTTCGAGGCGTGTATGATTATGCGACCAAGTATCATGCAACTAAGGAGGGAGATGTGAACCTATTTGCGTTCCCTGTCGTGACTGAGACATACGATGGATACCTCAACAAGCAAAGCCGCTTTGCATTGACTCCAGATCACGTTGTCCGGGGTATTCGCAATGCGTCTGCTGATGCGGTACCCGAAGGCTGCACTGGAGGCGGCACGGGAATGATATGCCATCGGTTCAAGGGAGGTACGGGGTCCAGCAGCCGTATTGTACCTGGAATAGACAGCAAAGGAAACTCGAAGGACTACACTGTTGGTGTACTCGTTCAAGCCAACTATGGGCTCAAGGAAGACCTTCACATTGGCGGTGTTCCGGTTGGAAGAATTCTGATATCAGAAGCTCAATCGCCTTCGTCGTCGGAAGCGCCCGCGATTCACGGCCCTCACGTCGACGGCAgcatcattatcatcattgCTACAGACATTCCCCTGCTCCCAGTTCAACTTCAGCGACTTGCCAAGCGCGCGACCGTAGGACTGTCACGCGTCGGCGGCTATGGCAGCAACGGTTCAGGCGACATCTTCTTAGCCTTCTCTacagctgccaagatccTCATGCAACACCTTGAAGGCGGAGATCTGGAACCCTTCAAACCTACGTCTTTCGAGGTTGGGACTGTGCACAATGAGACGATCAACGGCGCGTTTGAGGCCGTTGCTGACGCGACTGAGGAAGCCATTTGTAATGCTCTATGCATGGCGGAAACTATGACTGGATACAAAGGACGCACTGTCGAGGCATTGGATCTCAATAAGGTCAGAGAGATAGTCACGAAGAGACTGTGA